One Thermoanaerobacter pseudethanolicus ATCC 33223 genomic window, AAGAAGAATCTTCGTCAAAGCTTTGAAAAACTACAGGACTTACATTGACTTTCTGTTCTTTCTTGGTAACTTTCCCCCCTGGTGATATATTATTAGCTGTTTCGACAATCTTTTCATCATTTTCTATTATAACATTAGAACTCTCTTCTTGGAAAGTCACTTCTGATGGTTTTTCTTCATTTTTCGACAAAACACTTTGCACTAGTTCCTTAGCAAAATCAAGAGGCAAAAGCTGCATAATTTCACTATCGATTATTTCTCCTACTTCCATTTTAAAGGCAATTTTTACTACATCGCCTTCCGGAAATGAAATATCTGTTGGCAAAGAGGCAGTAAAATCGACAACAAAAGCTTTAGGGGGTGAAATATTTATAGTTTTATTGAGAAGGGTAGAAAGAGAAGTAGCAGCAGAACCTATCATTTGGTTCATGGCTTCTCCTATTGCACTTAAATGCAGATCAGTAATTTCTCCATCTTCTACTTTTCCTTCTCCCCCCATCATCAAATCTGTCATTTTAAGTACATCTTCTTTTTTTAAAATAAGAAGGTTATGACCTTTTAGTCCTTCCGT contains:
- the fliY gene encoding flagellar motor switch phosphatase FliY, translated to MNDFLSQEEINALLKGLTEESKENQSQSGKELTEEEQDILGEIGNISFGTSATTLYTLLRNKVTITTPKVSVLSWEELKKEFNIPYIGVEVEYTEGLKGHNLLILKKEDVLKMTDLMMGGEGKVEDGEITDLHLSAIGEAMNQMIGSAATSLSTLLNKTINISPPKAFVVDFTASLPTDISFPEGDVVKIAFKMEVGEIIDSEIMQLLPLDFAKELVQSVLSKNEEKPSEVTFQEESSNVIIENDEKIVETANNISPGGKVTKKEQKVNVSPVVFQSFDEDSSSKGKKDKENLDLILDVPLTITVELGKTKKLIKDILELSEGSIIELDKLAGEPVDILANGKYIAKGEVVVIDENFGVRIIDIVHQSKRISNIE